The following coding sequences are from one Arachis hypogaea cultivar Tifrunner chromosome 7, arahy.Tifrunner.gnm2.J5K5, whole genome shotgun sequence window:
- the LOC140174369 gene encoding uncharacterized protein yields the protein MARVYYKELVSKFHPTVFILIETHVPFERMRFIWSKLSYQNVRIVEARGHSDGIRVLCSNSMMTMRMVDVADQCISFEISLGNVSSFCSAVYANPHVHRRMGLWNDLIKICNIIQGSWILLENFNEILLQNEIKGGAFSNVRVELSAVTLANCRLFDMGAIGRSFTWYRKVRRGLQVAKKLDRAVINQEWHLLFSETYNEVLARLHSDHYPLLIKFIRQKRNKIYGLLLDDRTWATETQVLEEETNSFFQKLFSTRENIDLNGMGDFSYPSFSNEACQRFVKSVALEDVRSHIG from the exons ATGGCCCGGGTGTATTATAAAGAATTAGTTAGTAAATTTCATCCAACGGTTTTCATTCTTATTGAAACTCATGTTCCTTTTGAGAGAATGAGATTTATTTGGAGTAAGCTTAGTTATCAGAATGTTAGGATTGTTGAGGCTAGAGGTCACAGTGATGGTATCAGGGTTCTTTGTTCTAATTCTATGATGACTATGAGAATGGTTGATGTGGCTGATCAATGTATCAGTTTTGAAATCTCTCTGGGCAATGTTTCTAGTTTTTGCAGTGCAGTGTATGCTAATCCTCATGTCCATCGACGAATGGGTCTGTGGAATGATTTAATCAAGATATGTAATATAATACAAGGTTCGTGGATTCTGTTAGAAaattttaatgagattttgttGCAGAATGAGATTAAAGGAGGAGCGTTCAGTAATGTTAGAGTTGAGCTTTCTGCAGTTACTCTAGCAAACTGTCGTCTGTTTGATATGGGAGCTATTGGGAGGAGTTTCACTTGGTACAGGAAGGTTAGAAGGGGGTTACAAGTTGCAAAAAAATTGGATAGAGCTGTCATTAATCAGGAGTGGCATTTGCTGTTTTCTGAGACTTATAATGAGGTTTTGGCGCGTCTTCACTCTGATCACTATCCCTTGCTCATCAAAT TTATTAGGCAAAAGAGGAATAAGATTTATGGGTTGTTGTTAGATGATAGAACCTGGGCCACTGAGACGCAGGTGCTTGAGGAGGAAACAAATTCTTTCttccaaaaattattttctacAAGGGAGAATATTGATCTGAATGGTATGGGAGATTTCTCCTACCCCTCTTTTAGCAATGAAGCCTGTCAAAGATTTGTTAAATCGGTGGCATTAGAagatgtaaggtcccacatcggttag
- the LOC112703107 gene encoding squalene synthase 2, producing the protein MGSLGAVMKHPDDLFPLVKLKMAMRHAEKQIPPQPHWCFCYTMLQKVSRSFALVIQQLDTDLRNAVCIFYLVLRALDTVEDDTSVATDVKVPILIAFHRHVYDRDWHFSCGTKEYKILMDQFHHVSTAFLELGRNYQEAIEDITKRMGAGMAKFICKEVETIDDYDEYCHYVAGLVGLGLSKLFHASGSEDLAPDHLSNSMGLFLQKTNIIRDYLEDINEIPKSRMFWPRQIWSKYVDKLEDLKYEENSVKAVQCLNDMVTNALLHAEDCLKYMSALRDLSIFRFCAIPQVMAIGTLALCYNNIEVFRGVVKMRRGLTAKVIDRTKTMADVYGSFFDFSCMIKSKVDQNDPNAAKTLSRLEAIQKTCRESGLLSKRKLYVLPNKASYSSTIILILLIFLPIIFAYLSANRRNNELF; encoded by the exons ATGGGGAGTTTGGGAGCGGTTATGAAACACCCCGACGACCTTTTTCCGCTGGTGAAGCTGAAGATGGCAATGAGGCACGCCGAGAAGCAGATCCCTCCACAGCCTCACTGGTGTTTCTGCTACACTATGCTCCAGAAGGTTTCTAGAAGCTTCGCCCTCGTCATTCAGCAGCTCGACACTGACCTCCGTAACGCC GTTTGCATATTCTATTTGGTTCTTCGAGCCCTAGATACCGTCG AGGATGATACAAGCGTAGCTACGGATGTGAAGGTTCCAATTCTGATAGCATTTCATCGTCACGTATATGATCGTGATTGGCACTTTTCAT GTGGCACAAAGGAGTACAAAATCCTCATGGACCAGTTTCATCACGTTTCTACTGCATTTTTAGAACTTGGAAGGAA CTACCAGGAAGCAATTGAAGATATTACCAAAAGAATGGGTGCAGGAATGGCCAAATTTATTTGCAAGGAG GTAGAAACAATTGATGACTATGATGAATATTGTCATTATGTGGCAGGACTTGTTGGGTTAGGTTTATCTAAGCTTTTCCATGCCTCTGGTTCAGAAGATTTGGCTCCAGACCACCTTTCCAATTCAATGGGTCTGTTTCTTCAG AAAACAAACATCATTAGAGATTATCTTGAAGACATCAACGAGATCCCGAAGTCACGCATGTTTTGGCCTCGGCAGATCTGGAGTAAATATGTAGACAAACTTGAG GATTTGAAGTATGAGGAGAACTCAGTTAAAGCAGTGCAATGCTTGAATGACATGGTCACTAATGCTTTGCTGCATGCTGAAGATTGCTTAAAATACATGTCTGCTTTAAGAGACTTATCTATATTTCGTTTTTGTGCTATTCCCCAG GTCATGGCAATTGGAACACTGGCATTATGCTACAACAATATTGAAGTCTTCAGAGGAGTAGTTAAAATGAGGCGTG GTCTAACTGCAAAGGTGATTGACCGAACAAAGACAATGGCTGATGTCTATGGTTCTTTCTTTGACTTCTCCTGTATGATAAAGTCCAAG GTTGACCAAAATGATCCCAATGCGGCAAAAACATTGAGCAGGCTGGAAGCTATACAGAAAACTTGCAGGGAATCTGGTCTCCTTAGTAAAAG GAAATTATACGTACTGCCAAATAAAGCCAGCTACAGCTCGACCATT ATTCTCATACTTCTGATCTTCTTGCCCATCATTTTTGCGTATCTCTCAGCAAACCGCCGGAATAACGAGC TATTCTAG